Proteins found in one Candidatus Diapherotrites archaeon genomic segment:
- a CDS encoding SPFH domain-containing protein — translation MGKRLGKVESYKVKQGIFAGALIVGVVALYFVAVNATFLAQAVLILGFLILFLLVVNQYDFLLTLKEYERAVIYRLGRVRRVGGPGWTLVIPLFETFKIVDLRTQTLDVPPQSIITKDNIVVKVDAVIYLFVKKDDQSVINSVIEVDDYAKGAQQFVQAKLRDVSGGMLLSELISDIATLNTEIQKDLQQIARSWGVSVESVEIQSIEVPKEVEEAFSSRAAAEQAKLAQIQRALGMQAEIDSIREAAKLLDDKSLSYFYIKALEVLGQGASTKFILPLELTSLIQTLANKSTQTHSKKQLEEVFEQYAPKFFTLLQEAKVPPKRSLRKSKRKRKR, via the coding sequence ATGGGTAAACGTTTGGGGAAGGTGGAGTCCTACAAGGTCAAGCAGGGCATTTTCGCTGGCGCGCTCATCGTGGGGGTGGTGGCGCTCTATTTCGTCGCGGTCAACGCCACTTTCCTCGCCCAGGCGGTTCTCATCCTGGGTTTCCTCATCCTCTTCCTCCTCGTGGTCAACCAATACGATTTCCTCCTTACTCTCAAGGAATATGAGCGCGCGGTCATTTACCGTTTGGGAAGGGTGCGCCGCGTCGGGGGGCCGGGGTGGACTTTGGTTATCCCCCTCTTCGAGACATTCAAGATCGTGGACCTCCGCACGCAGACATTGGATGTGCCCCCTCAGAGTATCATCACTAAAGATAACATCGTGGTGAAGGTGGATGCGGTTATCTATCTTTTCGTGAAGAAGGACGATCAGTCCGTGATTAATTCAGTGATCGAGGTGGATGATTATGCGAAAGGGGCTCAGCAGTTCGTGCAGGCCAAATTGAGGGATGTTTCAGGTGGCATGCTCCTCTCCGAGCTCATCTCGGACATTGCGACTCTCAATACGGAGATCCAGAAAGACCTCCAGCAGATAGCCCGCTCGTGGGGGGTTTCCGTTGAAAGCGTGGAGATCCAGAGTATTGAGGTTCCCAAAGAAGTGGAGGAGGCTTTTTCATCCCGCGCCGCGGCCGAGCAGGCCAAATTAGCTCAAATCCAGCGCGCCCTGGGGATGCAGGCGGAAATCGATTCCATTCGTGAGGCCGCCAAACTCCTGGATGACAAATCGCTTTCCTATTTCTATATCAAAGCCCTGGAAGTATTAGGCCAGGGCGCTTCCACCAAATTCATCCTTCCCCTGGAATTAACCAGTCTCATCCAGACCTTGGCCAACAAGTCCACCCAAACCCATTCCAAGAAACAGTTGGAAGAGGTCTTCGAGCAATACGCCCCCAAATTCTTTACCCTCCTGCAGGAAGCCAAAGTCCCCCCCAAGCGGAGCTTGCGTAAAAGCAAACGCAAACGAAAGAGATGA
- a CDS encoding DUF373 family protein has protein sequence MPERAIAVICVDRDNDFGRKAGINGPIIGRKDNLRAAVKLALADPTDSDANCLFAAIQRYDELKEKYERIEIVTFVGSKKFGFESDVKINDQLDEFMEQFHAEQFVLVTDGAEDDQIIPILQSRAPILSKQIVIVKQAREVESTYYTIKEALKDPFLARLVFGAPGLVILLYLLSPTIGLQLVAGLFGVYLILKGFGLEEKLLSGIKEVASSINAQRVSFPFYIGAILIIAFGIFSSGPPLYRAYLEYNAGELVASMQSASVGMDFVLLFGMVTVLAYLVGKGADAVQLKRAYLLRTYLLTAVGVIMGTLLFGTAKGVLVGTTTLNWFLVLLPLTFLFFFAVYKVTNVLDIRKRVTRLLIGLPVYTPTGKWVGKIEKISKDKGTAEFTLKKQKVTLSPEDFNLNNGKVLLRRNVQ, from the coding sequence ATGCCCGAACGCGCCATCGCCGTCATCTGCGTCGACCGGGACAACGATTTCGGCCGGAAAGCTGGGATTAATGGTCCCATCATCGGACGGAAGGACAATTTGAGAGCGGCCGTGAAACTGGCCCTCGCCGACCCCACCGACAGCGATGCCAACTGCCTCTTCGCCGCCATTCAACGGTATGACGAGCTCAAGGAGAAATATGAACGCATCGAAATTGTAACATTCGTGGGAAGTAAAAAATTCGGGTTCGAGAGCGACGTGAAGATCAACGACCAATTGGATGAGTTCATGGAACAGTTCCACGCGGAACAATTCGTTTTAGTTACCGATGGGGCGGAGGATGATCAAATCATCCCCATCCTGCAGAGCCGGGCCCCCATTCTCTCCAAGCAAATTGTGATCGTGAAGCAGGCCCGGGAAGTGGAATCCACCTATTATACGATAAAAGAAGCCCTCAAGGATCCTTTCCTCGCGCGACTCGTTTTCGGGGCCCCGGGATTGGTTATTTTGCTTTACCTATTATCCCCCACCATTGGGTTACAATTGGTGGCCGGGTTGTTTGGGGTTTATTTGATACTCAAGGGGTTTGGGTTGGAAGAAAAGCTGCTCAGCGGGATTAAGGAAGTCGCGAGCTCCATCAACGCGCAACGGGTGAGCTTCCCCTTCTATATAGGGGCGATACTCATCATCGCATTCGGAATATTCTCATCTGGGCCCCCGCTGTACCGCGCCTATTTGGAATACAACGCGGGAGAGTTAGTGGCATCTATGCAGAGCGCCTCAGTGGGAATGGATTTCGTGCTCCTGTTCGGGATGGTCACGGTGCTGGCTTATCTTGTTGGGAAAGGAGCGGATGCGGTGCAATTGAAGCGCGCGTATCTGCTGCGCACCTATTTGTTGACGGCCGTAGGGGTAATCATGGGAACCTTGTTGTTCGGCACCGCCAAAGGAGTATTGGTGGGAACCACAACCCTGAACTGGTTTCTCGTCCTCCTGCCATTGACATTCCTCTTCTTCTTCGCGGTTTACAAGGTGACGAATGTCCTGGACATCCGGAAACGGGTGACGCGGCTGCTCATCGGTTTGCCGGTGTACACCCCCACGGGAAAATGGGTGGGGAAGATAGAAAAGATTTCCAAAGACAAGGGAACGGCGGAATTCACCCTGAAGAAACAGAAAGTCACCCTTTCTCCGGAGGACTTCAACCTGAATAATGGAAAAGTTCTCCTGCGCCGGAATGTGCAGTGA